The following proteins are encoded in a genomic region of Nerophis lumbriciformis linkage group LG23, RoL_Nlum_v2.1, whole genome shotgun sequence:
- the LOC133622280 gene encoding uncharacterized protein, which translates to MKLASRTGWSRTLQVDIRSWSLSRQTKICTRASKGSKSEQNIILIIQGALWRSQWTLCKGGAVGIKMRPLLDRLSQKQSIEMRRETIIRSLILYLGEKEEELFEDCLEDSRSDVSNHILKILVVHGADEDPVDVSILVEGHEILPGCNCTAKACSLLMGLIYALNLAYPPTLRYTFEVFQKLMLELDGLKLSPKVNTLKLKLLC; encoded by the exons ATGAAATTGGCGTCACGAACAGGATGGTCTAGAACGCTGCAGGTCGACATCCGCTCTTGGTCTCTCTCTAGGCAGACAAAGATTTGCACGCGCGCATCTAAAG gaagcaaatcagaacagaacattattctcataattcag ggtgccctttggaggagccagtggactttgtgcaagggaggtgccgtggggatcaagatgaggccgctcctggacagactgagtcag aaacagagcattgagatgaggcgtgaaaccattatccgcagccttatactgtaccttggcgagaaggaagaggaactttttgaagactgcttg gaggacagccggagtgatgtcagtaaccacatcctcaaaatactcgtcgtccacggtgctgatgaggatccagttgatgtctccatccttgtggaaggccatgagattttgccagggtgcaactgtactgcgaaagcttgctcactgctcatgggactgatttatgccctgaacttggcataccctcccactttgcgctacacttttgaagtcttccaaaaactcatgctggagctggatggattgaaactgtccccaaaagtaaacaccttgaagttgaagttgctttgctaa